One genomic region from Balaenoptera acutorostrata chromosome 1, mBalAcu1.1, whole genome shotgun sequence encodes:
- the LOC103018069 gene encoding LOW QUALITY PROTEIN: S-adenosylmethionine decarboxylase proenzyme-like (The sequence of the model RefSeq protein was modified relative to this genomic sequence to represent the inferred CDS: inserted 1 base in 1 codon), with protein MEAAHFFEGTEKLLEVWFSRQQPDANQGSGDLRTIPRSEWDILLKDVQCSIISVTKTEKQEACVLSESSMFVSKRRFILKTCGTTLLLKALVPLLKLARDYSGFDSIQSFFYSPKNFMKLPHQGYPHWNFQEEMEFLNAIFPNGAAYCMGHMNSDCWYLYTLDFPESRVINQPDQSLEILMSELDPAVMDQFYTKDGVTAKDVIHESGIRDLIPGSVIDATLFNPCGYSMNRMKSDGTYWTIHITPEPEFSYVSXETNLSQTSYDDLIRKVVEVFKPGKFVTTLFVNQSSKCRTVLSSPRKIEGFKHLDCQRAMFNDYSFVFTSFAKKQQQQQS; from the exons ATGGAAGCTGCACATTTTTTCGAAGGGACCGAGAAGCTGCTGGAGGTTTGGTTCTCCAGGCAGCAACCTGACGCAAACCAAGGATCTGGGGATCTTCGCACCATCCCAAGATCCGAATGGGACATACTTTTGAAGGATGTGCAATGTTCAATCATAAGTGTGACAAAAACTGAAAAGCAGGAAGCTTGTGTACTCAGTGAGAGTAGCATGTTTGTCTCCAAGAGACGTTTCATTTTGAAGACATGTGGTACCACCCTCTTGCTGAAAGCACTGGTTCCCCTGTTGAAACTTGCTAGGGATTACAGTGGGTTTGACTCAATTCAAAGCTTCTTTTATTCTCCTAAGAATTTCATGAAGCTGCCTCACCAAGGGTACCCACACTGGAATTTCCAGGAAGAAATGGAGTTTCTTAATGCAATTTTCCCAAATGGAGCAGCATATTGTATGGGACACATGAATTCTGATTGCTGGTACTTGTATACTTTGGATTTCCCAGAGAGTCGGGTAATCAATCAGCCAGATCAAAGCCTGGAAATTCTGATGAGTGAGCTTGACCCAGCGGTTATGGACCAGTTCTACACGAAAGATGGTGTTACTGCAAAGGATGTCATTCATGAGAGTGGAATTCGTGACCTGATACCAGGTTCTGTCATTGATGCCACACTGTTCAATCCTTGTGGGTATTCAATGAATAGAATGAAATCGGATGGAACTTATTGGACTATTCACATCACTCCAGAACCAGAATTTTCTTATGTTA TTGAAACAAACTTAAGTCAGACCTCCTATGATGACCTGATCAGGAAAGTTGTGGAAGTCTTCAAGCCAGGAAAATTTGTGACCACCCTGTTTGTAAATCAGAGTTCTAAATGTCGCACAGTGCTTTCTTCGCCCCGGAAGATTGAAGGTTTTAAACATCTTGATTGCCAGAGAGCTATGTTCAAtgattacagttttgtttttaccaGTTTTGCTAAgaagcagcaacaacagcagagttga